Proteins from a single region of Scatophagus argus isolate fScaArg1 chromosome 23, fScaArg1.pri, whole genome shotgun sequence:
- the LOC124054505 gene encoding glycoprotein hormone beta-5-like: MVFHCNCYDVRVSVRPNGLLKTITRTDWFHSLVVVGTERNTEVQQLKSLQDLQLKSMHLHPPSLSFLLFLVAGTAAVCVALTSTLHGFRGCAVREFSFVAQKPGCKGLRITTEACWGRCHTWEKPVPDPPYIHRHHRVCTYSQTRHMTARLPGCQPNVSALYHYPMALQCHCAVCSTQDTECETF, translated from the exons ATGGTATTTCATTGTAATTGCTATGATGTCAGAGTGTCCGTCCGCCCTAATGGGCTtctaaaaacaataacaaggaCAGATTGGTTCCATTCACTGGTTGTTGTTGGGACCGAGAGAAACACAGAAGTCCAGCAGCTCAAATCTCTGCAAGATCTTCAGCTGAAAAG catgcatctcCATCCCCcgtccctctcttttctcctcttcctggtTGCAGGGACAGCTGCGGTGTGCGTTGCCTTGACAAGCACACTGCATGGTTTTCGAGGCTGCGCGGTGCGAGAGTTTTCCTTTGTGGCCCAAAAGCCTGGCTGCAAGGGACTGCGCATCACCACAGAGGCCTGCTGGGGACGCTGTCACACCTGGGAG AAACCTGTGCCCGACCCCCCCTACATCCACCGCCACCACCGTGTGTGTACGTACAGTCAGACCCGCCACATGACCGCCCGCCTGCCGGGCTGTCAGCCCAACGTCTCCGCTCTCTACCACTACCCCATGGCTCTGCAGTgccactgtgctgtgtgctcCACACAGGACACAGAGTGTGAGACCTTCTAA
- the gpha2 gene encoding glycoprotein hormone alpha-2, whose product MSLCVTSHFCLLVLPVMSLLLLFSPIGWSHDSLTPGCHLHPFNVTIRSDRRGTCKGTHLVYACVGYCESSAFPSRYSVLVASNFTHNITSASRCCTISKDAKVKVRLDCPRGRHHDEIEILTAKACLCDMCRKSRY is encoded by the exons ATGTCgctgtgtgtgacctcacatttcTGCCTCCTGGTCCTGccagtgatgtcactgctgctgctcttctctcctATTGGTTGGAGCCATGATAGCCTCACTCCAGGGTGTCACCTACACC CCTTCAACGTGACCATCCGCAGTGACCGTCGTGGCACATGCAAAGGCACCCACCTGGTCTACGCCTGTGTGGGCTACTGCGAATCCAGCGCCTTCCCATCCAGGTACTCCGTGCTGGTGGCATCCAACTTCACCCACAACATCACCTCCGCTTCACGATGCTGCACCATCAGCAAGGATGCTAAG GTCAAAGTTCGCCTTGACTGCCCTAGAGGTCGTCACCATGACGAAATAGAGATCCTGACGGCGAAGGCGTGTCTCTGCGACATGTGTCGCAAGTCTCGCTACTGA